A part of Chloroflexota bacterium genomic DNA contains:
- a CDS encoding ATP-dependent Clp protease proteolytic subunit has translation MFNNDLSSVVPMVVENSGRGERAYDIYSLLLKNRIVFLGSPIDDQVANLVVAQLLYLSREDPESGIQMYINSPGGQVYAGMAIYDTMRMIPNKISTVAVGVAASFGTVLLAAGEKGQRYALPHATIHMHQPLGGAQGQASDIEIQAKEILRIKERLNEILSDATGQEIETIIRDTERDFYMSAQQAVEYGLVDKVLEAPVK, from the coding sequence ATGTTCAACAACGATTTATCCTCAGTTGTCCCGATGGTTGTAGAAAATTCCGGTCGGGGAGAACGCGCTTATGATATTTACTCCCTGCTGCTCAAGAACCGGATTGTGTTTTTAGGCTCCCCCATTGATGACCAGGTTGCGAACTTGGTCGTTGCACAGCTGCTTTACCTGAGCCGGGAAGACCCCGAGAGCGGTATTCAGATGTACATCAACTCCCCCGGTGGACAGGTTTATGCCGGCATGGCGATCTATGACACGATGCGCATGATCCCCAACAAGATCAGTACCGTCGCTGTTGGTGTGGCCGCCAGCTTTGGCACCGTCCTATTGGCTGCGGGTGAAAAGGGTCAGCGCTATGCCCTGCCTCACGCAACCATCCATATGCATCAGCCGTTGGGTGGTGCTCAGGGTCAGGCTTCGGATATTGAAATCCAGGCCAAAGAGATCCTGCGGATCAAAGAACGCCTCAACGAGATCCTTTCCGATGCAACCGGTCAGGAAATTGAGACCATCATCCGAGACACCGAACGCGACTTTTATATGAGCGCTCAACAGGCGGTTGAATATGGTCTGGTAGATAAGGTGCTTGAAGCGCC
- the tig gene encoding trigger factor — translation MKIEKKILDDRQAELTVEYTEKEFEGFKRRAARKISKDTKIPGFRPGKAPYEVIVNRYGEAAILQEAIDILLDDDYGKFLEEADIEPSAPGSLDKVESYDPPKMVFTVPLEPDIDLGEYREVRKPYELEEFDLSKVDDFITNLRRNAATIIPAEHPAEEGNLVYFNLSGRFEDVPEDEDATITDKTPQQVVIPAKGEKSDSEWPFPGFAAKLVGVSAGETKTIQKTYPKNFKNKDYSGKKAVFTVDIQSVKELELPEFDEEFVQTLGNYDSTDAFRASVEEQLRQDHQEKYDDEYFNGLLDDIAKQTKMIYPPQMLEHEQEHVLEDIKSRLAKQNLEFETYLKLREMDEEKFMEEEVLPVAKERLERSLLVDALIAAEELKLDEKKFKDQLNQVMTEIFYSGNAEEMQKEMGKEEFSRAISMEGMQRTINAQLQERLKLLATGQPIPEETEVEAEAEETEEAAVEEEAAEEAVAETADEAEEVVEAEETEESEA, via the coding sequence TTGAAAATCGAAAAGAAAATTTTAGACGATCGACAGGCCGAACTCACCGTTGAATACACCGAAAAAGAATTCGAGGGCTTCAAGCGCCGGGCAGCACGGAAAATCTCTAAGGACACCAAAATTCCAGGTTTCCGCCCCGGGAAAGCCCCTTATGAAGTAATCGTGAACCGTTACGGCGAAGCTGCCATCCTGCAGGAAGCCATTGACATCCTTTTGGATGATGATTATGGCAAATTCCTGGAAGAAGCCGATATTGAACCCTCCGCTCCAGGCAGCTTGGATAAGGTTGAAAGCTACGACCCGCCCAAAATGGTCTTCACAGTTCCCCTGGAACCTGATATTGACCTCGGTGAATACCGCGAGGTTCGCAAACCCTATGAATTAGAAGAATTTGACCTCAGCAAGGTGGATGATTTCATCACTAATTTACGCCGCAATGCTGCGACCATCATTCCTGCTGAACATCCCGCCGAAGAAGGCAACCTGGTCTATTTCAATCTGAGCGGTCGTTTTGAAGATGTTCCCGAAGATGAAGATGCCACCATCACCGACAAGACTCCCCAGCAGGTCGTTATCCCTGCCAAGGGCGAAAAATCGGATAGCGAGTGGCCTTTCCCCGGTTTTGCTGCCAAACTGGTAGGTGTTAGCGCCGGTGAGACCAAAACCATTCAGAAGACTTATCCTAAGAACTTCAAAAACAAGGATTACAGCGGCAAGAAGGCCGTTTTCACAGTTGACATTCAATCAGTGAAAGAACTTGAACTGCCTGAATTTGATGAAGAATTCGTTCAAACCCTGGGTAACTATGACAGCACAGATGCATTCCGCGCTTCCGTTGAAGAGCAGCTGCGGCAGGATCATCAGGAAAAATATGACGATGAATATTTCAACGGCTTGTTAGATGATATCGCCAAACAGACCAAAATGATCTACCCGCCCCAGATGCTGGAGCACGAGCAGGAACATGTCCTCGAGGACATCAAATCCCGTCTGGCTAAGCAGAACCTTGAATTCGAGACTTATCTCAAGCTTCGTGAGATGGATGAAGAAAAATTCATGGAAGAAGAGGTCCTGCCTGTTGCAAAGGAACGGCTGGAGCGCTCCTTGCTGGTGGATGCCCTGATTGCCGCTGAGGAACTGAAACTTGATGAGAAAAAGTTCAAGGACCAGCTCAATCAGGTCATGACAGAGATCTTCTATTCAGGTAATGCCGAAGAAATGCAAAAAGAAATGGGCAAGGAAGAATTCTCCCGTGCAATCAGTATGGAAGGCATGCAGCGAACCATTAATGCCCAGCTGCAGGAACGCCTGAAACTGCTTGCCACCGGCCAGCCTATCCCCGAAGAGACAGAAGTTGAAGCCGAAGCTGAGGAAACTGAAGAGGCCGCAGTTGAAGAAGAAGCGGCAGAAGAAGCTGTCGCCGAAACTGCTGACGAGGCTGAAGAAGTGGTTGAAGCCGAAGAAACTGAAGAATCTGAAGCGTAA
- a CDS encoding ATP-dependent 6-phosphofructokinase, whose amino-acid sequence MKTGKYIGVLTAGGDSPGLNAALRGIGKAGLGQYDMKLIGFLDGFRGLMQNRTIRLDEKQLSGILTQGGTILGTSRDKPHKMPVGGEFLDMTDAMMDTYERHHLDALVCLGGGGTQKSALRLKKKGMNVITLPKTIDNDVAMTDVTFGFDTALGIATEAIDRLHSTAHSHHRIILVEIMGHNTGWLALGAGVAGGADVILIPEIPYSDEKIAEAILQRSRGGKRFSIVAVSEGAMSVETAARLKKVQEKLDKAENNEDKEAEKEKLSEIEAERADSTVKLTQRLEQLTGLESRVTILGYLQRGGAPSAADRLLATRLGTACAQMLNEEKYGVMVAARGAGVKPVPLEEVAGKRKVIPVDHPWLDSARAVGTCLGD is encoded by the coding sequence ATGAAAACTGGAAAATATATAGGTGTCTTAACTGCTGGTGGTGACAGTCCAGGACTAAATGCTGCATTGCGCGGCATTGGAAAGGCCGGATTGGGTCAGTACGACATGAAATTGATTGGCTTCCTGGATGGGTTCAGGGGGCTGATGCAAAACCGCACCATTCGCCTGGATGAAAAGCAGCTTTCCGGCATTCTCACGCAGGGCGGCACGATCCTTGGAACGAGCCGTGATAAGCCACATAAGATGCCGGTCGGTGGGGAGTTCCTGGATATGACGGACGCTATGATGGATACTTATGAACGCCATCACCTGGACGCATTGGTCTGTTTGGGTGGCGGCGGCACGCAGAAAAGTGCCCTGCGACTAAAAAAGAAGGGCATGAACGTTATCACGCTGCCCAAGACGATTGATAATGACGTGGCTATGACGGATGTGACCTTTGGCTTCGATACCGCGTTGGGCATCGCCACGGAGGCAATTGACCGGCTTCACAGCACAGCCCACAGCCATCACCGGATTATTCTGGTTGAAATTATGGGGCATAACACCGGCTGGCTGGCACTGGGGGCTGGGGTGGCAGGTGGGGCAGACGTGATCTTGATCCCTGAAATACCCTACAGCGATGAGAAGATCGCTGAAGCCATCCTGCAGCGAAGCCGCGGCGGCAAACGGTTCAGCATTGTTGCCGTATCTGAAGGGGCTATGTCCGTGGAAACCGCGGCCCGTTTGAAAAAGGTCCAGGAAAAGCTGGATAAAGCTGAAAACAATGAAGACAAGGAAGCAGAAAAGGAAAAACTAAGTGAAATCGAAGCCGAAAGGGCTGACAGCACGGTAAAGCTGACCCAACGGCTGGAGCAACTGACCGGTCTGGAATCCAGGGTGACCATCCTAGGCTACCTGCAGCGGGGTGGGGCGCCATCGGCTGCGGATAGACTACTTGCGACCCGATTGGGAACTGCCTGCGCCCAGATGCTGAATGAGGAAAAATATGGCGTGATGGTTGCTGCCCGGGGAGCCGGGGTGAAACCCGTTCCGTTGGAGGAAGTGGCCGGAAAACGCAAGGTGATTCCTGTAGATCATCCCTGGCTGGATAGCGCCCGTGCTGTGGGCACTTGTCTGGGTGATTGA
- a CDS encoding LCP family protein has translation MNQPLGDPLDLPTDQTSEAQDNHPPQSTEKPVDEGPPPVCGDVDEMTILVVGTDFRGSNYLYGLADVIRIVHIDFTIPQVNIVALPRAILIKDPGPNLEVDAPVLLNQTYLFGTQGMGHFSGTGYGAGALAEALQTNFGVSVDNYLVINFSAFQNFIDSIGGITVTLPQSVDAEPAATFPAGTQWLTGEKALILARNRKNSSDNIRIDYQSLIIQGILERLSDPTVYANLPDVIDAFSNVVLTDVTPAQIQSGLCMISEVDPATFQYFNPGDDLITYGRNYIPTVSKEMDVFFWNQDLVEWIQESLISIPQEQ, from the coding sequence ATGAATCAACCGCTGGGCGATCCGCTTGATCTGCCAACAGACCAAACCTCCGAAGCGCAAGATAATCATCCCCCCCAGAGCACGGAGAAACCTGTTGACGAAGGTCCCCCACCCGTCTGCGGTGACGTGGACGAAATGACGATTCTAGTCGTTGGGACGGACTTCCGCGGCAGCAATTACCTCTATGGCCTGGCGGATGTGATCCGGATCGTGCATATTGATTTCACCATTCCGCAGGTGAATATTGTCGCCCTGCCCCGCGCAATTCTGATTAAAGATCCAGGTCCAAATCTTGAAGTTGACGCCCCGGTGCTGCTCAACCAGACCTACCTCTTCGGTACACAGGGAATGGGCCATTTCTCAGGGACCGGCTACGGCGCTGGAGCCCTGGCAGAAGCCCTTCAAACCAATTTCGGTGTCAGCGTGGACAACTACCTGGTGATAAATTTCTCAGCCTTCCAGAACTTTATTGACAGCATCGGCGGGATCACTGTGACCCTGCCTCAATCGGTTGATGCGGAACCTGCAGCCACCTTCCCGGCCGGCACTCAATGGCTTACCGGTGAGAAGGCTCTGATCCTGGCTCGTAACCGCAAGAATTCTTCCGATAACATCAGGATCGACTACCAATCACTCATCATACAGGGCATTCTGGAGCGTCTGAGTGATCCAACCGTGTACGCCAACTTACCAGATGTGATTGACGCTTTCTCCAATGTCGTCCTGACAGACGTCACACCCGCGCAAATCCAGTCGGGTTTGTGCATGATCAGCGAGGTGGACCCGGCGACCTTTCAGTATTTCAACCCGGGCGATGACTTGATCACCTACGGTCGAAACTACATTCCCACAGTCAGCAAAGAAATGGATGTCTTCTTCTGGAATCAGGACCTGGTGGAGTGGATCCAGGAATCGTTGATTTCCATTCCCCAAGAACAATAA
- a CDS encoding class II fructose-bisphosphate aldolase — protein MPMVSLSEVLRNTREQQFAVGAFDTMDHAFTEGILQAAEESRTPIIVAAGDFPGPDYSNFLPYLVDRIARTTVPVCLHFDHGASYEACARAIRAGFSSVMIDGSNLPFETNIAETRRVVEMAHACGVTVEGEIGHVGASDSSIESAKDDSRYTEPEAASEFVEKTGVDALAVAIGTAHGVYKSAPKMDFNRLSEIRSQVSVPLVMHGASGLSEENFKQAIQNGMSKINAFTNLTLKVSEQIDAEMSELSKGMSHEISLHMTKYAKEEVLRHIRLFGTKAVE, from the coding sequence ATGCCAATGGTCAGTCTTAGCGAAGTACTTCGCAATACAAGAGAGCAACAATTCGCCGTTGGGGCATTTGACACCATGGATCATGCCTTTACAGAAGGTATTTTACAAGCTGCAGAAGAAAGCCGAACGCCTATCATTGTTGCCGCCGGTGACTTCCCGGGACCGGATTATTCAAACTTCCTTCCCTACCTGGTGGACCGAATAGCACGCACAACTGTACCGGTATGCCTGCATTTTGATCATGGTGCAAGTTATGAGGCCTGTGCAAGGGCCATTCGGGCGGGTTTCTCATCAGTTATGATTGATGGATCAAATTTACCTTTTGAAACCAATATTGCTGAAACAAGACGCGTCGTAGAAATGGCCCATGCCTGCGGGGTTACCGTTGAAGGAGAAATCGGCCATGTTGGTGCCTCCGATAGTTCCATTGAATCAGCCAAAGATGATAGCCGCTACACCGAACCGGAAGCGGCTTCTGAATTTGTTGAGAAAACCGGTGTGGATGCCTTAGCTGTAGCCATTGGTACCGCTCACGGAGTATATAAATCTGCACCAAAGATGGATTTCAACCGACTCTCAGAAATTAGATCTCAGGTTTCAGTGCCTTTGGTCATGCACGGCGCTTCTGGTTTGTCTGAGGAAAATTTCAAGCAAGCCATTCAAAACGGTATGAGCAAGATAAATGCATTTACAAACCTGACCTTGAAAGTCTCCGAACAAATTGACGCAGAGATGAGTGAGCTTTCAAAGGGGATGAGTCATGAAATTTCACTTCATATGACGAAATATGCCAAAGAGGAAGTCCTCCGGCATATTCGACTATTTGGAACAAAGGCTGTGGAATAG
- a CDS encoding alcohol dehydrogenase catalytic domain-containing protein, with protein MVESMKAVAVTGEQEISIISMERPEPKENQIQIRIRNCALCTWEQRVFTGEKQVPLPLVGGHEISGEISAIGEGVDPEKYPVGSHVAARVIKACNSCYYCRRGEPTQCDELKTFWLNGPDVYGMGGLAEYICLDRSAVWCFDVEMSLDQIALTEPLACVLHSIHRAAPKMGDDAVVIGGGVMGQLHVLCLQKMGVRTILSEPIAARREFALAHGCDIVIDPSKEDAVARVKALTSGRGAESVFNTTAISSVAEDAIKMTGNLGCCVTYSSQHPDRPITISPNWMHNSEAFLTGAVNPSVVSFDQAVNVLSKGLVDIQDLITAIYPIEESENAFLEAIKPETYRVLIRL; from the coding sequence ATGGTTGAATCGATGAAGGCTGTGGCGGTTACTGGTGAACAAGAAATTAGCATTATCAGCATGGAACGTCCAGAGCCAAAAGAAAATCAGATCCAAATTCGGATTCGGAATTGCGCCCTCTGTACGTGGGAACAACGAGTGTTTACTGGTGAAAAACAAGTACCACTGCCATTAGTAGGTGGTCATGAAATTTCGGGAGAAATCAGCGCGATTGGGGAGGGTGTTGATCCAGAGAAATATCCTGTCGGATCACACGTTGCTGCAAGGGTTATCAAGGCATGCAACAGCTGCTATTATTGCCGGCGTGGTGAGCCAACCCAATGTGATGAATTGAAAACATTTTGGCTGAATGGACCGGATGTCTATGGTATGGGCGGGCTGGCAGAATATATTTGTCTCGATCGTTCCGCAGTCTGGTGTTTTGATGTTGAAATGTCCCTCGATCAAATTGCATTAACTGAACCTTTAGCTTGCGTATTGCATAGTATTCACCGAGCTGCTCCCAAGATGGGAGACGATGCTGTGGTGATTGGCGGTGGTGTGATGGGTCAATTGCATGTCCTTTGTCTACAGAAAATGGGCGTGCGCACAATTTTAAGCGAACCAATTGCAGCCAGGCGTGAATTTGCCCTTGCCCATGGCTGTGATATTGTTATTGACCCATCCAAAGAAGATGCTGTGGCACGAGTCAAAGCTCTGACAAGTGGTCGCGGAGCTGAATCGGTGTTTAACACCACTGCCATATCTAGTGTGGCGGAGGATGCCATCAAAATGACCGGCAACCTGGGATGTTGCGTGACGTATAGTTCGCAGCACCCTGACCGCCCAATAACCATTAGCCCTAACTGGATGCACAATTCCGAGGCTTTCTTGACAGGGGCTGTGAACCCAAGTGTGGTTTCTTTTGACCAGGCTGTGAACGTGCTTTCAAAAGGTCTGGTGGATATTCAAGATCTAATCACAGCTATATATCCGATTGAAGAATCCGAGAATGCATTTTTGGAAGCCATCAAACCTGAAACTTACCGCGTTTTGATTCGTTTATAG
- a CDS encoding PTS system mannose/fructose/sorbose family transporter subunit IID produces the protein MYYFQSCYNYERMQGVGFLHSMANVIKKLYKDDPAETKAAMQRHIQFYNTENATGSAVLGLVVAMEEQKKQGVELDDEAFTSIKTGLMGPIAGIGDTLWQAVVIPLMLIMFVGLAKEGNVAAPIIYSGLFYVLYYAFGYWLLTLGYNKGSEAILELMESGVMKKVILAAGILGCAVLGGLVSKYVSLSLAIQIPQASGEAFSLQKNLFDAILPGLLPLLLTLGCYKLQKKGMATYWVLLIVVALGAVGGIIGIF, from the coding sequence ATGTATTATTTCCAATCCTGCTACAACTACGAACGTATGCAAGGCGTTGGCTTCCTGCACTCTATGGCCAATGTGATCAAAAAACTTTATAAGGATGATCCCGCGGAGACAAAAGCGGCGATGCAACGTCACATTCAATTCTACAACACAGAAAATGCAACCGGTTCAGCAGTCCTTGGCCTGGTTGTCGCTATGGAAGAACAGAAAAAACAAGGTGTTGAGCTGGATGACGAGGCCTTTACCTCGATCAAAACCGGTTTGATGGGCCCCATTGCTGGTATCGGTGACACCCTTTGGCAGGCTGTTGTCATTCCTTTGATGTTAATCATGTTTGTTGGCTTAGCAAAAGAAGGAAACGTTGCTGCGCCCATCATCTACTCAGGGCTCTTCTATGTGCTGTATTATGCATTCGGTTATTGGTTGCTCACGCTTGGCTATAACAAAGGCAGTGAAGCCATTCTTGAACTAATGGAAAGCGGCGTGATGAAGAAAGTCATCCTTGCTGCTGGCATTCTTGGCTGTGCAGTACTTGGCGGCCTGGTTTCCAAATATGTCTCGTTGAGCCTGGCCATCCAAATCCCACAGGCTTCAGGAGAAGCATTCTCGTTACAAAAGAACCTGTTTGACGCAATTCTGCCCGGATTGCTGCCATTGCTGCTGACACTTGGTTGCTACAAGCTGCAAAAGAAGGGCATGGCAACTTATTGGGTACTACTGATTGTTGTTGCCCTTGGTGCCGTTGGCGGGATTATTGGGATTTTCTAA
- a CDS encoding PTS sugar transporter subunit IIB yields the protein MRNIVLARIDDRLIHGQIVTAWCRTTSVTTILIADNALVNDSFTQRLLKAAAPPDITVTILSVEEAGDFLKEEGEPNERIMLLTKTPDAMEKLANDGVHFQKIVLGGMGLKPGRNRFNKNVSASPDEVACMKRIVDRGIDMQYQLVPREIPINIRNLFKES from the coding sequence ATGAGAAATATTGTATTAGCTCGGATTGATGATCGTTTGATCCATGGTCAGATCGTTACCGCCTGGTGCCGAACAACCAGTGTCACAACAATTCTGATCGCAGATAACGCACTAGTAAATGACAGCTTTACTCAGCGATTACTTAAAGCGGCTGCCCCACCGGATATCACGGTAACCATCCTTTCTGTTGAAGAAGCTGGGGATTTTCTAAAAGAAGAAGGTGAACCTAATGAACGGATCATGCTTCTCACCAAAACACCGGATGCCATGGAGAAATTGGCCAATGATGGTGTTCATTTTCAAAAGATTGTGCTTGGGGGTATGGGGCTGAAACCCGGGCGCAATCGCTTTAACAAGAACGTTTCCGCCAGCCCTGATGAAGTGGCTTGCATGAAGCGGATTGTCGATAGGGGTATCGACATGCAGTATCAGTTGGTCCCACGCGAAATTCCAATCAATATTAGAAATTTATTCAAGGAGAGTTAG
- a CDS encoding PTS sugar transporter subunit IIA, with the protein MFQLLLVSHGNLAKAMLESAEMIVGPQPDIRALGLKAEDSPEAFGEKIYEILEAWKNEDVMVLSDIRSGTPFNATSKLMQRFKFRHISGINLGMLIEALIDRDFMSAEEAGNTLIELAGQSILDVNALLED; encoded by the coding sequence ATGTTTCAACTTTTATTGGTTTCACATGGCAATCTTGCGAAAGCAATGCTTGAAAGCGCAGAGATGATCGTTGGGCCTCAACCAGATATCAGGGCATTAGGTTTGAAAGCTGAAGATAGTCCGGAGGCCTTTGGGGAGAAAATCTACGAGATTCTCGAAGCCTGGAAAAATGAAGATGTGATGGTGTTGAGTGACATCCGTTCAGGGACACCCTTTAATGCCACTTCTAAACTGATGCAACGATTTAAATTTCGCCATATCAGTGGCATTAACCTGGGCATGCTGATTGAAGCCCTGATCGATCGTGATTTCATGAGCGCAGAAGAAGCCGGAAACACATTGATTGAACTTGCAGGCCAGTCCATTTTAGATGTAAACGCACTACTTGAGGATTGA
- a CDS encoding DNA-binding transcriptional regulator — translation MAERDDFPMLYRIAKSYYIDNLSQEQIAKCESISRPHVSRILAKARASGVVKFQVEMPKLDDTEKLAEALRERLNLMDVRLACVPSQSSTQQRNLSRGIATVAAASLPDLLRNSTNVGVGWGYTIYETSALLDNCTTNQPLNFFPLVGSFGENNPYLQINVIANRFAEKFDAKSYYTIMTAIRDNEKLALIEEKSYLRLKQQWESLDTAIIGLGPSPNNGTPLLAEASEEYHKLLQESGTVGDILASFFYKDGHVLDTSKYYFQISLNLDHLKKIDKVICLAGGTTKVKGIITAARNQYFNTLVTDTNTAQEILDQLDALEEK, via the coding sequence ATGGCAGAACGTGATGATTTCCCTATGCTCTACCGCATTGCAAAAAGCTACTATATTGACAATCTTTCTCAGGAGCAGATCGCAAAATGCGAGTCGATTTCCAGACCGCATGTATCGAGGATTCTTGCCAAAGCTCGGGCAAGCGGTGTGGTGAAATTTCAGGTCGAGATGCCCAAACTGGATGACACAGAAAAATTAGCTGAGGCCTTGCGTGAACGGCTCAACTTGATGGATGTTCGTCTGGCTTGCGTCCCCTCACAATCCAGCACCCAACAACGCAATCTGTCCCGGGGCATAGCCACGGTTGCTGCTGCCAGCCTGCCTGATTTATTAAGGAATTCGACCAATGTGGGAGTCGGTTGGGGGTACACCATCTACGAAACCTCTGCTCTGCTTGATAACTGTACGACCAATCAACCTCTGAATTTCTTCCCGTTGGTTGGTTCCTTTGGTGAAAACAACCCCTACCTGCAAATCAATGTCATCGCAAATCGTTTTGCCGAGAAGTTTGACGCAAAAAGTTATTACACCATCATGACGGCGATCCGTGACAACGAGAAACTGGCTCTCATTGAAGAGAAGAGCTATTTACGACTAAAACAGCAATGGGAAAGCTTAGACACAGCCATCATCGGTTTGGGCCCATCCCCCAATAACGGTACCCCCCTCCTGGCGGAAGCTTCTGAAGAATATCACAAATTACTACAGGAAAGCGGTACGGTCGGTGATATTCTGGCCAGTTTCTTTTACAAGGACGGCCATGTGCTCGACACTTCAAAATATTATTTCCAAATCTCACTAAACCTGGATCACCTAAAAAAGATTGACAAGGTGATTTGCCTTGCAGGAGGAACAACCAAGGTTAAGGGGATCATAACCGCTGCACGTAACCAATATTTCAATACACTTGTTACGGACACGAACACTGCCCAGGAGATTTTGGACCAATTAGACGCCTTGGAGGAGAAATAA
- a CDS encoding tyrosine-type recombinase/integrase, giving the protein MANLTTKATISRVISMYLDTVYLARSEATYRTYKNAMKKFGEVLTVSKLNPDETDISELTEDAIAWLASELKSYSPATEQCYLTAATGLYEYIAGEEIKDINLPRVRLLIKQRARRPGIRLPQFPRHQIEDMIDFALALNQQPVEDERQRLINYRDRAFLITLADTGLRVHEACGLRRGDIDWNESRAIVIGKGNKEAVVRFSKRSLQALKDYLGLRAKLDGASGRSLGSMAIFARHDKAVGDAIKAISTTTGRKIVAERVAQALGEEAVGTITPHSFRHYFVTTVLQASGNLKLAQELARHKNIAVTQRYSHLSDDELDKEYLDIFG; this is encoded by the coding sequence ATGGCGAATTTAACCACTAAGGCCACCATTTCACGTGTCATCTCCATGTATTTGGATACCGTTTACCTGGCTCGGAGTGAGGCTACCTACCGAACCTATAAGAACGCGATGAAGAAATTCGGTGAGGTCCTAACGGTAAGCAAACTAAACCCCGATGAAACGGATATCTCTGAGTTAACCGAAGATGCTATAGCCTGGTTAGCCTCTGAATTGAAATCCTACTCCCCTGCTACTGAACAATGCTATCTCACAGCAGCAACTGGATTATATGAATATATCGCCGGCGAAGAGATCAAAGACATCAATCTGCCCAGAGTGCGGCTGCTGATCAAACAGCGTGCCCGCCGCCCAGGCATCCGCCTGCCCCAGTTTCCCCGCCATCAGATCGAAGATATGATTGATTTTGCCCTGGCGCTCAACCAGCAACCCGTGGAAGATGAACGACAGCGGTTGATCAATTATCGTGACCGGGCTTTTTTGATCACCCTGGCGGATACCGGTTTACGGGTCCATGAAGCCTGCGGACTCCGCCGTGGTGATATTGACTGGAATGAAAGTCGGGCAATTGTAATCGGTAAAGGCAACAAAGAAGCTGTAGTGCGCTTCTCAAAACGCTCCCTACAGGCGCTCAAGGATTATCTTGGGCTGCGAGCAAAACTGGATGGCGCCTCAGGAAGATCGTTGGGATCGATGGCGATCTTCGCCAGGCATGATAAGGCCGTTGGCGATGCAATAAAGGCCATTTCCACCACTACCGGCCGTAAGATCGTCGCTGAGCGAGTTGCCCAAGCACTTGGTGAAGAAGCTGTGGGTACGATCACACCCCACTCCTTTCGCCACTACTTCGTCACAACCGTCTTGCAGGCTTCCGGTAATCTCAAATTAGCCCAGGAACTGGCCCGGCATAAGAACATTGCTGTGACCCAGCGCTATTCACACCTGAGCGATGATGAGCTGGATAAGGAATATCTGGATATCTTCGGTTGA